GAGCTGATCCCCATGTGCCATAACATCCTCATCACCGGCAGTGACCTGCGCTTTGAGCCCGACGTGGAAAACAGCTGCATCCATATCGAGGCTGAGCTCAGGACCACAGGAAAAACCGGTATTGAGATCGAAGCGCTGACGGCCGTTTCGGTGGCGGCCCTGACCATCTACGATATGTGTAAGGCTGTGGACCGCGAAATGGTCATCGGCGACATCAGGCTCATTAAGAAAACCGGAGGCCACTCCGGCACCTTTGAGCGGAAGGAGGAAAAGAAATGAAAGGAAAAGTAATTGCCATTAACCGGAGCGAAAAAAAGGGTGTGATGAAAACCCCCGTCGGTGAAGGCGTGTTTATCGAAAACTTTGGACTGGAGGGCGACGCCCACGGCGGCAACTGGCACCGCCAGGTCAGCCTTCTGGGTCAGGAGAGCATTGACAAAATGGTGGCCCTGGGCGCCGGAGAGCTGACGCCCGGCAATTTTGCCGAGAATATCACCACCGAGGGCATCACCGTTTATGAGCTGCCTGTGGGCACCCGCCTGAAAATCGGCGAGACCCTGCAGGAGGTTACCCAGATCGGCAAGGAATGCCACAAGGGCTGCGAGATCGCCAAAAAAGTAGGCGACTGCGTTATGCCCAGAGAGGGGATTTTTACCATTATCCTGAAGGGCGGCGTGGTAAAGCCCGGAGACACCATCGAGGTGCTGGAGGATTAGATACAGACTGAGATCGGCGCAAAATTGCGCCGATCTTTTTTACTTTTAAAGCTTGCTCAGATCGAGTATAATAAAGGCAAGGAGGAGCACTATGTGGATGGAATTGCTGGCAAGTTTTATAACCTTTCTGGGGCCGCTGTTTATGCGGTATTACCCTTTCCGTAAAAAGCTGAGAATACCGGTCTGGGCGTTGGGGCTGACGGTTGTGGTTGTCTGGGCCGGGGTGGTGGCAGCGCTTCTGGCTTTTGGCTATTCAGAGGAACACTCCGCGGACATTTACCGTAATATCACCTTTGTCCTTTTCTTTATCATGTCCTGTTTTGTGATAAGGGACCGGTTTGTCCGGCACTTTTTTGTCTATCTGATCTCCTACACGCTGATGGCAGTGAATATCGGCATCGCCCAGTTTGCCATGGTTCGTCTCGGCGGCGGATTTCTGACCATGATTCTTTTTACCCTGCTGTTTGACCTGCTGACCTATCCGGTGATCTTTTACTTTTTCCGCAGGATGCTGGAGCCGGTCATGGATCTGGATAATACGAGAATCTGGAACATCATATGGGTGCCGCCTATGCTGTCTGCCATTCTGGTAGCCGTCGCCACGCCGGGGATGCTGGGCGCAGCGCAGATCAGCTATGTGGTGATCCGGTCGCTGCTGGGTCTGGTCAGTGTGATCACCTGTGCGATTCTGGTCATCTGTCTGGGGCATGTCCGTGAGCAGGCCAGGAAGGAGAGCGCACTGGTACGGGTACAGGAGGTAGCCGATATGAAGGAGGAATTTCTCCACGGCCTGTCCCATGAGCTTCAGCTGCCCATTACCGTTGTCTCCGGGTTTGCCCAGCTCACCGGAGCCATGATGGGGGACGCGGCGATTGACCGGGACGCTGTCCGGGAGAATATGCGCCGGGTAGACAGTGAGGCCGGACGCATGGAGCGGATGGTAACCCAGCTTCTGGACGCTGCCGCCATCGAGAACGGCAGCTTTGCCCTGGTGCGCCAGCCCATGGATCTGTCCATTCTTCTGGAAACCGCCGCCCAAAATTATTTTCCGTTGATCGACATCGGCCGGCATAACACCATTGAGGTAAAGGCAGCTCATGGCCTGCCGCCTGTGTACGGCGACCGGGAACGCCTGTTACAGGTCGTGCTCAACCTTATTTCCAACAGTGTAAAGCACACGGAAGGGGGACGGATTACCCTTGAGGCAGAGCTTGAGGGCACAATGGTGGCCGTAGCCGTGGTGGATAATGGCGAGGGGATTCAACCAGAACTGATGCCTAGGCTGTTCACACGGCACAGTGTCAGGCGAACCCCGGACAGCAGTGGCCTGGGGCTGTATATCGCAGAGCAGATCATACATGCCCACGGAGGAAAAATCAGCGTTGAAAGTGAGCCGGGCAGAGGAACCAGCGTCCGTTTTACCATACCGGCAGTGAGAGGGGGAGATCAGGATGAATGAGAAGAAAGCGCCTGTGATACTTATGGTCGAGGATAATGAGCACGTGCGGGCACTCAACTGCTCTGTGCTGGAGCGTGCTGGTTACAGAGTGCTGACAGCACAGAGTCTTGCGGAAACACGCCCGATTTTGGCAAGCAAGCCCGACATCAGCATGGTGGTGCTGGATATCCTTTTGCCGGACGGCAATGGGCTCGCGTTTATCGGCGAGCTGCGCCAGTCCACCCACGCACCTGTGCTTTTGCTGAGCAGCCGGAGGGATTATGAGGATATTGTGAAAGGCCTGACCGGCGGGGCGGACGACTACATGACAAAGCCCTACCGCATCGAGGAGCTGCTGGCCCGGATTGTGGCCCTGCTCCGGCGGAAGGAAGCAATGCGTCCGCCGGCAGAGGTGGTGCGGGGGCCACTGGTAATGGATACCGTTGCCCAGAGAGGGTTTCTGTTTGACAGGGATATGCTGCTGCAGCCGAAGGAATATGCCATTCTTTTGTTCCTGATCCAAAACGAGGGCCAGGGCGTATCCGCCGAGCAGCTCTATGAAGCTGTCTGGAAGCTCCCGGCCGCCGGCAATGCGGGGGCAGTCAAAACAGCGGTTTCCCGTCTGCGCAGAAAGCTGGCGGGCAGCGGATTTACCATTACCGCTACCCGGGGCCGGGGCTATTGCTTTGAGAAGGAACAATAAAAAAGTAGAGTAAGCTGTCAATCTCAACAATAAATTTTGTTTCGTAAAATGCCGAAAAGCCCCACGAACACTATGCTTTATGTGTTTCTGCTTTAGTGTTCTAAAAATGCTGTTTGACGCCTGCGCTCCACGAGGGTTTATAAAAAGCTGTAAAAAAATATAAGATGTTGCGGAAAATATCAATGCTTTCGTTTGACAGACTGTACTTTGTATTCATGATCATATTGCCTGTTTTCTGCCATCTATTCTCTTGATTATATACTAAGTTTTTGAGAATAGGGCGTCTGATTTATTTATATAACAGAATTTCGTCCCCATAGGTTGAAAGCATAACAGGGTACTTGAAAGATTGAGAGTCCGGTTGACTTTGACGATAAATGCCGGGTACTTGATACTCTTGTTTTACAAGTGGAGGCCACAGGTGAGCAAGTTTTTATACATTACATTGGAAATTTTGAACCTTTTTCACTTTGCATTATGCCATTGTCAAAAATGGTTTGATATACTGCTCAAAAAACAACTTTTCTGGAATCCGGGTAATTTGTACTCGATTTTTTCGAACTGATAATCCGCCGCTCCAATTGCGCACATGCTTTAAATATCCAATTTCAAACGATGTTTTCTATTATACACAGTCTCATCTTGAAAATGCTGTCAGTCTGACAGACATTATAAATAACTGTAGCATCAGTCAGGGACATTTGAGCCGACTTTTTAAAAACAGCTGCAACATGTTTTCCCTAGTATTTATAACCGATAGAGTTTAGTCAGGCTCCCGCCTAGGCGGGAGCCTGACTGGCATAACCACGCGCAATACATTTTGCATTACTCTTTTCCTGATTCAAATCACAATCGATTAATCCTTCGATAAAATTTCATATAAAGCCTGATAGACACTCCTGCTGTCTGGTAAAGTCCTTATCCTGTCTATATCATCTTGATTTTTACCTAATTTGATGATTTGTTTAAACAATTCCAAATAATCTGTTTCGCCTTTTTGTGAGAAAAAAAACAGTAGATAAATGGTGTCCCCTTCATCAAAAGTAATACCATCCCGACTTACCATCAGACTGATACCATCCTCATATACGCCACTCTCTTTGCTGGCATGAGCAAGTGCAACACCTTGGTTAACAATGATATAACTGCCATATTCCTCTATGTTACCGATTGCTTCCTGGACATATCTTTCATCAAAAAAGCCATCTCTTATCATATCTTCAGGTGCAATTTTCATTGCTTGCCGCCAATGGAGTTCACCGTTTACAATTTTGATATATTTTGATTTGAGCATATTCAGCAGCGCGAAATCTGTGCCTGCGTTATCCATATCAAAAGATGCTTCCAAAATCCGTTCAAGCTCACGATTCATAAAATCAATTTTCTGGCTATTGTCTGATTCATAAATGGCATAAATTTTTGATAGTACTGGAAAACGTACTCTTGTGTTAGACAATTTTGTTTTGTTCCGCTGAAAAGCCAGATTTTGTATCTTATTGATGTCCTCTACTGTAAGCAGTGGACTGACGACAATAACGGGAAGGACACTATCTTGAATCAGGACTGTCGATATAATAAAATCAGTATTTTTAAAGCAGCCCTTAGCTTCCTCCACCTGTTGGGTTGTCATCGTGTCTACAATATCAAAATTAAAATAATTCTTTATCTGGGCTTCCAAATATTTACTGGTAGCCATACTGCCCGGACAGGATATGATAACAGACAGGGGGGGACTGTTTTTTCTGCCTCTCAACAAGGCGGCACAGATATGAATAATAATACTATCTTTCATTTTTGAGGTCAGGGGGGAATAGAGATATTTTTCTAATATATAGAATTTTCCTTCCGCTATCTCCTGTATCCGCAAAAAATCACTGTTATTTTTATACTCTATATCCCAGTCATAATCTGCATCATTCCAGAGGTTCATTCCCTTCACATGGGAAATCAGAGACTCAACCAAAAGATTATCTAACTGAATATCTACATCGATTTCCTTGCTTATTTCCATCAGAAAATGGCAGATAACACTGTATAGCCCAAAATCATTAAGATTTTTAATTTGGGGGAGCAGTCTTCTTTCAAGTATTTGCTTTTCAACGGTTAGAATCCCATTGACGCCCAAAGACACATATCCTAATTCTGCTGCAACCTCATTTACCATGTTCCCAATCATATCTAACTTCCGGGAAGATAAATTCAGTTCTTTAAAGTCCTGCTCTTCACGTTCAATCTGCTGCAGTCTGTTGAGTAAGACAAAAATAATGATCGCGATCTCAAAAAATATATCCTTTGGAAATATCAGGTTATTTTCTCTGGTGAAACTGTTCATATGAAAGATGGTATCTCTAAGTGAATAAATAAAACCTGCCTTTTTGATGATAAACCTTACAAAAAACGTTTTCTCCAATTTTATATTCGGAATCAGATTTCGAAATATACCGACTAAAAGTTTTTGTGTTTTTTCTTCTATTGCTTCAATTTTGATTCCATGTTTACTTTTGGCTACAAAGTTTATTTCATATGCCTTCAGATACTCATCTACCAGCCTGCAATCATTCACAATGGTATTTCTTGTAACATATAGCTCATCTGCAAGTTGTTGCATCGAATAATAACCTTTATGATAGAGAAGTACAATTATGATATAGATTTTGCGTTCTTCCGGAGACATTTTGTATTGATAAGGATCCATGGCATACACATTATCTATCAGTTTTCTGATATTCTGTCTTTTATTAAGTTTAAGCTTCTGACTGTCACAAAACAAAGTTGATTTAAAACCCGTTTCTCTGGTGAAATTCAGCAAATCTTGTACATCATTCCTCAGTGTTTTTTCAGATATATGGTATTCGTCTGCCAGTTTTAGAAGGTTCAATTCGCCAGTTGGATTTTGCAGGAGTCTCTGTAAGATTTCTGTACTTCTCTTTTTCATATGTCACTCTCGCCATTATTTTAATATTTTTTAATCTTTATGCTTCTGCAATTTGCTTCATCAATTCCAATAGTTTTTTCTCTGCACCTGCCTTGTTTACTCCAGAAATCAGGCCAAATACACTCATGTACGGCTTTTCTAACGGATTGCGGTAATTTGCTGTCGTCAGTACAAGATCGACGTCTTTCTGTTTTTCCGGAACTTCCGCAATCGTTGCTTTAATGATTTTGACCTTAATTCCTGCATTTTCTGCAATTTCCTTTACGGCTTGTTGTGCAATCGTTGAAGTTGCGACTCCGCTTCCACATGCTACTAAAATTTTAATTTCCTTTGACATAATTTTTTCTCCCTTTATTTTATATTTATTACTCTATACTTGCATGGCGCTTTGCCATTTTTTTATTTGTATCTTCATTTTTTTTGCTCATTTTCAGAATTACCGCATCAAAAATCATTAGCAACATCTGTTCGAACAGACTTCCTAAGGGCTGGATGCTGGCTTTTGATTCTGAAAATTTGTTAGCCGCTTCAATCTGTATTAATGGTTCGTGGTTTCTGCTTAAAGTTGATTCCTGACTGCCTGTTATGACAAGCACATCTACACCTTGTTTGACTCCGTCATCTGCCGCCGTACATACACTCTGGGTTTCACCTGAAGCAGAGGAAACAATCAATAAATCGCCTTTTTCTATAGATGGTGTTGTCGTTTCTCCTACCACGTAGGATTGGTATCCAATCTGCATTAGACGCATAGCCAATGCCTTGAGCATCAGACCTGAACGCCCTGTTCCATATACAAAAATCCTTTTATGTTCATCGATCGTTTCAATAAACTGATCGATTTGTTCTTCTGTTATTTGTTTAGAAGCATTTTTTAATTCTACGTTAATATCCAGTAATTCCATTTTATCCCTTTCATTATACTTCAAAACCAGTTTTTATATCTAAATAAATTGTAAAAAACTAACCAATTTGTTCCTGTAAATATTCAACTATCTTTTCATCGGAAAGTGAATTACATTTTAGCAGTGCTTCTGGATTATCTAAGAAAGACATCATATTCTGCAGCGCATCCAAATGTTCATTCGGATCTTTTATCGCCAGATTAAAAATCATATCTGTACGAACAACTTGTATATCATCATCCATCCGCCGGAAAACAACGGGTTTATCCAATTTCAAAAAACATACGCTACTCTGTGTAATCCCATCATCTTGTACGTGTGGAATGGCTGTCGGTATTTCCGACGGTAATCCTGTGGGATAATCTCTTTCGCGTTTTACACATAGTTCTCCAAACTTGTCACTGACATATCCCGCTTTAAATAAAGCGTCGCCACACATTCGTATTGCTTCCTCTCCATCCTTTGCAGAGCCATGAATAACTACATATTTATTTCCCATATAAATCTCCTTTTTTTAACCAAATAATCCAAACAGCTTATGCACCAATGAAACGATCAGATTACCCGGATTCCATCCAAAATGAGATGCAGTTACCAAATTATCAAAATGAACACCTGTAACGGACATCATCTGTGTAGCTTCGGGTATAAACATATTTGCAAAGAACAAAGTCATATACATCATAATTGTCATGCTGATTAGTGTTCTGAAAATATTACCCTTACTTGTCAACACACACATTGGCGCCAAATAACAAACTTCTGCCAAAATTCCAAGTGGAAAGAACCTCATCCCAGGTACGAGAAAAGCTAACAAAATTGTAATTGGAATCATGATTGCAGCACATGTGATACAGGCTGGATCACCTAAGCCAAGTGCAATATCCATACCAATATAAATATCTGCATCTTCACCAATTTTCTTATGCATGTATTCATTCGCCGCATTGCCCATAGGGGTCAGACCTTCCATCATAATACTGACCATTCTTGGTATCAGCACCATAGCTGCGGCAACGCCCATTCCAATTGTCAAAATGGAACCGAAATCTTGGCTTGTTAATAGTGCCAAAAGCACACCAACGAACAGTCCAATGATTGCCGGATCACCAAACACACCTAATTTTTTTCCGATTTTATCAACATTTACATCAATTTTGTTTAGTCCGGGGATCAAATCTATAAGTTTATTAATTAAAAATGTAATTGGATAGATCCATGCACAAAATGCAAATGTCGTACATGTCGTTCCTTCCAATCCAAAGAACTCACCCCATTTTGGCGCCAGCCACTGCGCAAAGAACAGTACAACCAGCCCACATGCCACTGCAACAAAAAAACCGATAAATACGTTTCCTGACAAAGCATATGCCAGGGCTCCTGGAACCAGAAAGTGCATGAAGTTCCAAATATCTACATTCAGTACTTTTGTTATCTTTAAACGAACCAAAACCAAATTCAGGACTATGATAACCGGTATTACAAATACAGCGAAGGGTACAGTCCATGATGCAGCACCAAGCGCTGCAAATCCAACTTCTAAAGTATCATAGCCCGAGCCCAATGCTTTGTAATATTCCATAACCGGCTGGACAGATGTCGTTAATAAGTTAACTGAAAGAACAAGACCTTGAAAACCAATACCAACCAGCAACCCTGATTTAATGGCATGCCCGATCTTCATCCCGAAGAACTTACCTAAGATGGCAATGACAAACGGAAGCAGGACCGCCGCGCCCAGATTAATAAATCCCTGAAAAAATTCTAATACAGCTCCCATATAATTTCTCCTATGCTATTGTTCGTCCGCCATCCATCAGAATTGTTTGACCTTGAATGTATGAATTAGCCGGATCGGCCAGGAATACTGCCAAATTGGCAACATCCTCCACCGTGCCAAGACGACGTACAGGAATTTTTTCCAGCACGGCATCCAAATCAGCCTGTGTCGGGTAATTTACGCGCATCATTTCACCTGTATCAATTAATCTCGGCGCAATGGCATTTACATTTACTCCTTTTGGTCCTAATTCTTTAGCCAATCCGCGCATCAGACCTTCCCCGCCTGCCTTTGAGGCCGGATAAGATACGCCGCCACCCGTTCCGCTCAATGCAGATCCAGAACTAATGTATACGATAGAGCCTTTATTTGTTAGGAAATCGTTATAAAACGCCTTTACAGTATTGAATAATCCGTTTAAATTAATACTAAGTGTCTTATTCCATTCTTCAAAAGTAATATCATTAACTTTGTTTTTGAACGCTACACCTGCATTAAGTACGAGTGTGTCAATTCGTCCAAACGCTTCAAACACTTTATCACGAACGTTTACCATTGCTTCTGGATTTGATACATCTGCCTGGACGAACAGAGATTTCACATAATCGCGTGTAATTTCTGCTGCTGTTTCCGTTCCGGTTGCTTCATTATAATCAACGATTACCGTATTTGCCCCTTGGCCTGCAAACTGTACCGCAATCTGCTTTCCAATCCCATGTGCCGCTCCTGTTACCAATACTACTTTGTTTTCAAATTTTTGCATTTTTGTTTTCTACCTCTGCGTTTATATTATTTGAATTTTAATCTTTACACTGCCAATCCGATTACGATCACGATCGCTATTTTATTGCTTCGCGGAGTTTACGGTAGCGTTCTTTCGGATTGTCTGTGAATAAATATCCTCCCACAACAATTAAGTCTGCTCCAGCTTCCTTTACCTGTTTAGCAATAATATCATTCATGCCGCCGTCAACTTCGATCTGAATGTCACGCTCACCAATCATATTTTTCAGATTGCTAATTTTTTTCAGGCTTTTTTTAATAAAAGTCTGCCCCGGTGTCCCTGGATTAATTGTCATAATCAGCACATAATCAATATCATCTAGCAGATATTCAAGAACAGATTCCGGTGTTCCCGGATTAAGAACGACTCCGGCTTTTCTTCCCGCATTTTTAATTCGCTGGACCATATTGTGGATATGCGGCGTTGTTTCGTAATGAACCGAAATCATTTCTGCTCCGGTGGCAATCACATCATCCAAATGATCTTTAGGATGATCTACCATCATATGAACATCAAAAATCATTTTAGAAGCTTTTTTCATTGCAGCAACCTGATTAGGTCCGAAAGCAATATTTGAAACATAATTCCCATCCATCATATCAACATGCAAAATTCTGGTGTTTTCTTTTTCTAAAAAATCTATCTCTTCTTTTAATCTTAGAATATCCGCTCCAAAAATCGAGGGTAATATTTCAGCCATTGGTAATCCTCCAAGTTTCCAGTTCTAAGAAGTGATCAGTTTCTTATGTTGGTATTGCAAAGTTTTTCGCGCATCAACTTTATGTTTTTATTATATCAGCATATAATTAGCTTTTAAAGAGCAATTTATTACTGACGTTTTAGAAGTGAATTTACTAATTAAAAACAGCACAAAAAAAACCGACTGACTTTCACTTTTGAAATCAGTCGGTTTTCCACGTTGTTTGAAATACAATGTCGTTCATGCCGTACTCCTTTCCTGCAGGATAGCATAAACAGTTATGAGGGCTTATAAGAGGATTTTTGTCTATCAAATCAATAAAAAAATAGCCTAAAAGGTTATAAATTAGTAATGATTCTGTTTTTGTAATAGAATCATCATAGAATCGGAAAGGTTACAAATTAGTAACCTTTCTACTTTTTAGAACAGAAGCATTGTATAATAGAGGCAGGGGTAGACATCCCCGAAAAAACAGGAAGCTGACAATTGCGCGGCTTCCTGTTTTATTTATAATATATTGCGACAGGAGGAGGCATTATGGAACATTCCAAAATTAAAAACATCATCATCGTCGTTCTGGCGGTGCTGCTGCTGGCAGCTGTTGGCTTTATCGCCTGGTATTTTACCCGGCCGGCGGCGCCGGAGCTGGAGCGGGGCGCGGTTGCCCTGACACCCACGCCCACAGGCCAGCAGGCGCCGGACGGCATTCAGATTCCCGGCTATCCCCAGCTCGTTGCCGACAGTGCCACAGGCGTTGTCAGTGTGATGTTTCAGAATCCGGAGGGGAACCCCTGCTATTTTCAGATCGACCTGGTGCTTCAGGATACCGGCGAAACCATCTACAAATCAGGTTTGTTTGAGCCCGGCACAGGGATCGAGAGCCCAAAGCTTGACACCATACCAGCGCCAGGCGTCTACAGCGCCGTGATTGTCTATAACACCCAGAGCCTGACGGATAACAGCTCCATGAACGGCGCGTCGATCCAGACCGAGCTGACTGTTCAGTAAAACGATGAGAGAAAAGGAGTGGCGTGATGAAATTTAAGCGATTAACAGCCGCGGCAGCCGCAGCGCTTCTGCTGCTGTCTCTGGGAGGAAATGCCCTCGCGGCGGGAGAACAGGAAGGCAAAACCCCCATGTCCATCCATTTTCTGGTAAAGCCGGATTATGTGGTGGTCATGCCCAAAAGTGTGAGCCTGAGCTATGACCGCGGCACCGCCTATTCGCTGGGCACCGTGTACGCCCCGCAGATAACCATGCCCGAGGGGAAGGCCCTGCGGGTGAGCATTCCAGACCGCACTCTGCGGCTGTTCCTCAGCCCGGACCAGCCCGGCCAGGGAGAGCTGGCCTATTCGGCCTATATGACACCCTGGCAGCAGAAAGACGGCCCAAAAGCCAGCGAAGCTCTGCTCCGTCAGGGCGATCGGTACGATCTGTACGCAAGCTTTAGCTTTGATGAGGCCCGGCAGGTGAGCGCAGGAAAATACCGCCCCAAAAGTCCGGCTAAAGGCGATACCCTTTATCTGAAATTTGAAGTTGTGGAGGTGCCGTAATGAGGCAGTTCATAATAAGCCTGTCCCTTGTGCTGCTGACACTGCTCTGGTGCGCGCCGGCAATGGCGCAGGAGGGCCAGACCTATGGCAGCGACCTGACCGTCAGCGTTTCTCAGGAGCTCATCGACGCGGACCGGGAGAGCCCGTCTGAGGATAATCCGCGCACCGGCGGTGTTCTCAACGTCCGGCAGGCCGGTTTTCTGGCGGCGGGCACAGCGGCCATCGGCGTATTGGCAGCCGCGGCCCTTTACAGGAAAAGAAACCAAAAAAGTGACGCACCCGTCCAGGGTGGTAAAAACAAAGCGCAAAAGGAGTAAATCATGAAAAAGAAAATAACCGCACTTGTTCTGGCACTCGGTCTGCTGCTGCTGGCCCAGCCAGCTTTAGCCCAGGGAGAGCCCCTTCCCACGACAACCATTCCGTCAGACGCTAGAGGAGAAGCCAGCGGGGGAAGCGAGATCAAGGTTACCTTTATGCTTCCGGCTTATACGCTGGTCATCCCGAAAACCTTAGCCTTTGGAGACACCTTCTGGGTAAAGCAGCAGCATTATACAAAGGATTTTGAAGTCTCTGTTTTTGGCATGGCGGAGGAGGCCCTGAAGCTGGGCTACGTGGTGGATGTGAAGACAAGCGGCAGCGGCTCGGGCGGCGCTTACACGCTGGAAAAGGGGAGCGGCGGCCCCACAATCGCCTACACGGTTAAAAACGGGGCCGCAGAGATCCCAGCCAACAGTGAGTTTGCCACCTTTAAGGCAAATAATACGCCCCAGACAGGCACCGTTACACTGAACTCACCGGCAGACAGCGCCAATGCCGGACAATATCAGGGAAACCTGGTATTTTCAGCGGCATTGGTTCCTCCGGTTAAGACAACCCCGTAAGGAGGCAATTCTATGAAAAAGAAAAAATACCGTATTTTGTCCCTGCTGCTGGCCCTGTGCCTGCTGCTGTCCGCCCAGCCGGTTTTTGCCGGTGACGGGAGCGACCCAATTGTGACCCCCACGCCGATTCCCACACCGGCCGAGTATCCCTCCAAAGCCGACGGCAGCGCCGATGGGCATGCAGAGGTCAGCGTTACCCTTAACGCGTCGCCAAGTTATACACTGGTCATACCGCCCTACATTAAGGCCGGCAATAATGGGATGATCTACCAGTACGATGAAGATGGAAGGACGATCCCCTTTGAGATAAGCATTAAAAACTGCAAGACTTTTGAATCCGGCCTGTACCGTATAGCCGTGACGGTTACCGGAAGCGGCGGCAAAAACAATGATGAATTTTTGCTTGAAGGTGACGGAGGCGGTGGAAATATGTACCAACTTGCCTATAGCCTGTACAAAGAAGAATCCGCCGGCAGCTTTACAGAGGTAAAGCCACACGGGGAGTTCGCCAGCTTTTTACATCCCTTCAACGAAGAAGAATCAATAGCTGCGGGAAAGGTGGTTCTGGCGAACCCGGAAAACCTGCCGGTAAATAGCTCCATGACTTTAACCGGATATCTGTATTTTCACGCAGAGGTCGTCAATAAAGGCGCCATCAGCTAAGCTTAAAGCGCGGTATGTGCCGCGTGGGAGAAAACATTATGAAAAAGAGATTAACACTGTTCCTGCTGGCCCTGTGCCTGCTGAGCGCACAGCCGGCCCTCGCGGCTGATCAGGAAATCACACCCGGCCCCGGCACCTACGGGGCCGAGGGACCAGTTGAGGTTGATATGAACATCGAAGAGGGATTTGTGGTCGTAATCCCCAGAGCCCTCACCATCACACCCGGTGTGGGTGGCCGAGAATACGCTGTGGGCGAGGTGCGCCTGACCGAGGTGCACCTTTACGGCAGCCGCAGCCTGCGCCTTGTCCTGCCCGGTGCCATCCGACTTGACAGTGCCGTGAGCCTCGG
The DNA window shown above is from Eubacterium limosum and carries:
- a CDS encoding SDR family NAD(P)-dependent oxidoreductase — its product is MQKFENKVVLVTGAAHGIGKQIAVQFAGQGANTVIVDYNEATGTETAAEITRDYVKSLFVQADVSNPEAMVNVRDKVFEAFGRIDTLVLNAGVAFKNKVNDITFEEWNKTLSINLNGLFNTVKAFYNDFLTNKGSIVYISSGSALSGTGGGVSYPASKAGGEGLMRGLAKELGPKGVNVNAIAPRLIDTGEMMRVNYPTQADLDAVLEKIPVRRLGTVEDVANLAVFLADPANSYIQGQTILMDGGRTIA
- a CDS encoding PTS transporter subunit IIC, which gives rise to MGAVLEFFQGFINLGAAVLLPFVIAILGKFFGMKIGHAIKSGLLVGIGFQGLVLSVNLLTTSVQPVMEYYKALGSGYDTLEVGFAALGAASWTVPFAVFVIPVIIVLNLVLVRLKITKVLNVDIWNFMHFLVPGALAYALSGNVFIGFFVAVACGLVVLFFAQWLAPKWGEFFGLEGTTCTTFAFCAWIYPITFLINKLIDLIPGLNKIDVNVDKIGKKLGVFGDPAIIGLFVGVLLALLTSQDFGSILTIGMGVAAAMVLIPRMVSIMMEGLTPMGNAANEYMHKKIGEDADIYIGMDIALGLGDPACITCAAIMIPITILLAFLVPGMRFFPLGILAEVCYLAPMCVLTSKGNIFRTLISMTIMMYMTLFFANMFIPEATQMMSVTGVHFDNLVTASHFGWNPGNLIVSLVHKLFGLFG
- the rpe gene encoding ribulose-phosphate 3-epimerase; this encodes MAEILPSIFGADILRLKEEIDFLEKENTRILHVDMMDGNYVSNIAFGPNQVAAMKKASKMIFDVHMMVDHPKDHLDDVIATGAEMISVHYETTPHIHNMVQRIKNAGRKAGVVLNPGTPESVLEYLLDDIDYVLIMTINPGTPGQTFIKKSLKKISNLKNMIGERDIQIEVDGGMNDIIAKQVKEAGADLIVVGGYLFTDNPKERYRKLREAIK